From a region of the Oncorhynchus mykiss isolate Arlee chromosome 32, USDA_OmykA_1.1, whole genome shotgun sequence genome:
- the LOC110488425 gene encoding protein Bouncer: protein MNKLMWGCVALVGLFAVAESLKCNTCTVGLASLCFIGSTAECSTDQPNCFSAQAVFNATNMVNLKRKGCLATAFCNTTSTGSILTAGYTVTQTCCSTDQCNGAVAIQLPLTVALGAAMVAIWSTFT, encoded by the exons ATGAACAAATTAATGTGGGGATGTGTGGCACTGGTGGGACTCTTTGCTGTCG CCGAGTCCCTGAAGTGCAACACATGCACTGTGGGGTTGGCCAGCCTTTGTTTTATTGGTTCAACTGCAGAATGTAGCACCGACCAGCCCAACTGCTTCAGTGCACAAGCAG TGTTCAATGCCACTAACATGGTGAATCTCAAGCGCAAGGGTTGCCTGGCCACAGCTTTCTGCAACACCACATCCACTGGTAGCATCCTGACAGCCGGCTACACCGTCACACAGACCTGCTGCAGCACCGACCAGTGCAATGGGGCCGTAGCCATCCAACTCCCTCTCACTGTGGCCCTTGGTGCCGCCATGGTGGCCATCTGGAGCACTTTCACTTAA